One window of Mesorhizobium loti R88b genomic DNA carries:
- a CDS encoding LysR substrate-binding domain-containing protein produces the protein MNAPLNHPLPLLDLDVLRTFVAIAETGSFTTAANAVFRTPSAVSMQIKKLEDILGRSVFARDARSVSLTTDGEVLLGYARRLLSINREVVSKFIIPDIVGVVRLGSPDDYGERVLPHVLKRFAQSHPSIAVDVTIDQSSNLRRRMDDRALDITLLTNSYKTSALGAEVLLTEPIVWAGAKGGCAHLREPLPVSLWEEGCAWRAGALDALGREGRNYRVAYMSAHTAGQRAAIMADLAVAPLPRSFLGNDMVELCPKDGMPDIGTYNLAMVVAPDASAPVKAVADHIRDTFEVFRETGKF, from the coding sequence ATGAACGCCCCGCTCAATCATCCGCTGCCGCTGCTCGATCTCGACGTTTTGCGCACTTTCGTGGCGATTGCAGAGACCGGCAGCTTCACCACCGCCGCCAATGCGGTGTTCCGCACGCCCTCGGCTGTCTCCATGCAGATCAAGAAGCTGGAAGACATTCTTGGCCGCTCGGTGTTCGCGCGTGACGCGCGCTCGGTGTCGCTGACCACGGATGGGGAGGTGCTGCTTGGCTATGCACGCCGGCTGCTGTCGATCAACCGCGAGGTGGTGTCGAAGTTCATCATTCCCGACATTGTCGGTGTCGTTCGACTAGGCTCGCCGGATGATTATGGCGAGCGCGTGCTGCCGCATGTGCTGAAGCGCTTCGCGCAGTCGCACCCCTCGATTGCCGTCGACGTCACCATCGACCAGAGCAGCAATCTGCGCCGCCGCATGGACGACCGGGCGCTCGACATCACGCTTCTGACCAACTCCTACAAGACCAGCGCGCTCGGCGCCGAGGTGCTTTTGACCGAGCCCATCGTGTGGGCCGGCGCCAAGGGTGGATGCGCGCATCTGCGCGAACCGCTGCCGGTGTCATTGTGGGAAGAGGGGTGCGCCTGGCGGGCAGGGGCGCTTGACGCGCTTGGCCGCGAGGGCCGCAACTATCGCGTTGCTTACATGAGCGCGCATACAGCCGGCCAGCGCGCCGCGATCATGGCCGATCTTGCGGTCGCGCCGCTGCCGAGATCGTTCCTCGGCAATGACATGGTCGAGCTCTGCCCGAAGGACGGCATGCCCGATATCGGTACCTACAATCTGGCCATGGTGGTGGCGCCCGACGCCAGCGCGCCGGTTAAGGCTGTCGCCGACCACATCCGCGACACGTTCGAAGTGTTCCGGGAAACCGGCAAGTTCTGA